TCACCGTGCCGCTCACGGCCTACGATGCGAAGCTGGGTGTGGTGGCTTTCGAGGGTAATGCTCCTGAACCTGACATCAACGACATGCTCGAGATCAACGGCGTGGCGGTAAGCAATGCGCTGAACCCGGCCAACAACTTCTTTAACAGCACGCGGAGTTACCTGGGCGCCTCGTTCACCTCGGAGCGGGATCGCCCCTGGTTGAACGGCGAACCGGGAAGCATGTCCGGCATGGACCTGGATGTGGTGGGCGTTCCCGTGCAACCCGGCGACACATCCGCCAGCGTTTCCATCAAGACTTCCAGCGATCTCTTCTGGCTGGGTGGCCTCGTTGCCTCGATCTCCACCGAGCGCGGCACGACCTGTGCCAGCAGCCATGGTCCGAATCTCAGCGACACCATCAAGAAGGTCACTAACTTAGATGCTCCGTCAGGCGAGATGGGCTGGGCACGTCCGGGCGACATTCTTGAGTACACCCTCACCGCGATGAACACGGGCTCGGATCACGCCATCCTGACAGTGCTGGAAGATGCATTGCCTCCGGGGATGGAGTACGTGCCCGGCTCCTTGCAAATAAGAATGGGAGGGCCGCTGACGGATGCCGCTGGCGATGATACGGGCGAGTACGACGCCGCCCGCCGCACCCTCCGGGTTCGTCTGGGTTTTGGTGCCGATAGCAGTCAGGGGGGCACGCTGCCTAGCGCTACCTCTGTCGACGTGGTCTTTCGAGTGAAGGTGAACCCCGATGCCCAGGGGAGCTTGAACAATCAGGCCACCATCACGGCCTTTGGCCAGTCGGACTCGCGGAAGTTCTATGCGGAATCCCGGCCCGACAGATTCTCCCCGGCTGGCCCCACATCCATCAGCATCATGGCCTCGCTCCCTCCAGTGCCTACCATCAATTCGCCTTTGCCGGGTGCCTATGTCAATACCCAACGGCCGTCCTACGGAGGCACAGCGCAGAAGGGCGACACGGTCTTCGTGAGCCAGAACGGCGACCAAGTGTGCAGCGTGAAAGCCGATGCCCTCTCTGGCTTCTGGTTCTGTGTCTCCACCCTGACGCTGGCGGAGGGAGGGCCCTACGTCGTCAGTGTCTATTCCAAGGACTCGAACAGCAATCCCAGCCCAACGGCGAGCAGGAACTTCTACGTCGATACCGTTGTACCCACTCCCTCCCTTTCCAGCCCCGTCCAGGATGGCCTCGTGAGTACCAGAACGCCTCTCTTCGCGGGTAACCTGGAGGCCTATGCCAGTCTGACCCTCACCGTTGATGGCAGGGCGTATGGCCCCATCGACGTGGGCCTCGACGAGACCTGGAGCTTCACTGTGCCCGACCCGCTGCCGGATGGGAGCCACACCCTGACCGCGACAGCCATTGATCGCGCCGGGAACACGGGTCTCACCTCCCTCTCCTGGAGCCAGGACACCAAGCCCCCAGACGTGCCGGTGGTACAGGAGCCGGCGCCAGGGGCCCGGCTCTTCACGCGTACACCAACCTTTTCCGGAAGCACCGAGCCAGGGAGCATCGTGCGGGTCTTTCTCGATGACACCGAGGCAGGTAGTGCACGGGCAGATGAGAATGGCTCCTGGCGCCTAGTATCCTCCACCCGATTCAAAACAGGGTCACATCGTGCCTGGGCCGTAGCCCATGACGCGGCCCGTAACACCAGTGGCCGGTCGCCCGAGGTCGCCTTCTCCACCTCGCTGGGCAGTCCCTATGGCCCGGGCTGTACGGCCTCTCCCTCCGCCACGGTATGCTGGCCCTGGGCCTTGCTGTTGCTCGGACTGCCGCTGCGTCGCCGGCTCTCCAGGTAGGGGGGACCCCCGCGCGCTGGCCAGCCCGGACGCCTCCTCTCGGTCCCTGGGTCTGCGAACACTGTGGGGATGTGCTACGACAGCAGTTGTGAGGACTCCGGCGGATGAGTGTGCGCACATCCCTTCCCTGCTCTACCTGTGGCACGCTCATTCCCGATGGGGCGGTGGCTTGTCCTCGTGATGGAACACCTGTGTCAGGCAAGGGTGAATCCCCTAGCACGCAGACCCTTTCGCCCCGCTCGCCTCAGCAGGAAGCCCCGCAGGCACAAGCCCCTGCGCCCACACAGGATGCGCTGTTGGGCCAGCGGCTCGGCGAGTACTTGGTGCGCCGATGCATCGGCAGTGGCGGCATGGGGGTCGTCTACGAGGGCGAGCACGTCGTCCTGGGCCGCAAGGTGGCGCTCAAGCTTTTGCGCGAGGAGCACGCGAAGAGCACTCACGTCCGTGATCTGCTGACCGAGGCCCGTGCCGCCAGTGCCATCCGGCACCACGGCATCATCGACATCTTCGGCTATGGTGATCAGCAGGGCATCGGCCAATACCTCGTCATGGAGCTGCTTGAGGGTCAGCCGCTCAACGAGATCATCGAGGCGCGGGCGCCCCTGCCTCCCGCCGAGGTCTTCAAATTGCTCGGCGAGGTGCTCGACGCGCTTTCGGCCGCGCACGCCGAAGGGGTCATCCACCGCGACCTCAAACCGAGCAACATCTTCGTCGTCCGGCAGTCGGATGGCTCGCAGCACGTCAAGGTGCTCGATTTCGGGCTGGCCAAGCGCAGCAGCATGCCAAACGGCACCACGCCGCAGACCCACTCGAACATCATCGTCGGCACTCCTCAGTACATTGCCCCGGAGCAGGCCCTGGGCGAGGAGGTAGGGCCCCGGACGGACTTGTATTCCCTGGGCGTCATCGCCTTCGAGATGCTCACGGGGGAGCGGCCCTTTTCGGGCCGCTCTCATATGGAACTGGTAGCCCATCATCTGAAGAACCCAGCGCCAGCACCTTCTTCGATCGTCGCGCTGCCCCGTCAGGTCGATGAGTTCATCCTTCGGCTGCTCGCCAAGCAGCCTCAGCAGCGGCCTGCCTCGGCCAGCATGGTGGCCGACGAGATGCGGACCCTAGCGCGGGGGCTCGGGGGGGATGGCAAAACTCCGCCAGCGCGCCGTGGAACCGGCTCGGAGTCTTCTTCCATCGCTGCGGTGGTGAATGCTCCGACGTCCACCGTGAATTCCCCCGCGGCCATGCTGGGCGTCGGCGCGGAGGTGCTCCAGCCGGCCCGGCCACGTTCCTCTCGGTGGCGTTGGGGCGCGGCTGCTGGTGGGCTGATGATTCTGGCCGGCGGCGTGGGCTTGGTGGTGGGGCGCGGGCCGTATGAGGACGCGGCCCTAGACCCACTCCCCCAGGTCCAGGTCCCCGTAGTGGCTGTCTCCCTGTCCCCCTCCAGCACGCGCGAGCCCGAGCCGGAAGTCTCGTCGGCTCCCATGCCCGTGCGGAAGCCTGCTTCCAAGGTGACGGCTCCGGTTTCCACCTCTTCGAAGAAGAAGGCTCCCAGGCGCGAGCAACCTGTCCTCACGGCTCCCATGGAGGTGCCGACATCACGGGAAGGCACGGCGAGTGGCACCCTCCATCTTATCATTCGAAGCGCCTGGGCCGAGGTCTGGGTGGATGGGCAGAAGCTCGGGAGCGCGCCTCCCCAGCACCGCTACACTCTGGCCGCGGGTGAGCA
This is a stretch of genomic DNA from Archangium violaceum. It encodes these proteins:
- a CDS encoding Ig-like domain-containing protein, with the translated sequence MWKLLLTAISSSTGWQFRCPPSALASLLVVLVLGVSGGVEAAPKQRYQNDLCGDFTIIGNTLAQDCRYTTPVPLIGKMPPVGTYVPGERACYQRDGSPDFFWTLDDWTHEGTGATTQPHLPLDGSSPTPADPLYARSQAVLSLPPDASVVYARLYWAATRFNASAGDMVASPDLTVQLFRPGVAGFELSLIADDYAVQYVVGAEYQYQSSVDITELVKGFGSGAYQVSDVLAFPLDRISGDRLFDAWWMVVFYVQPEQSKRHVVLFDGMDVVAGPSVEVTLDGFTVPLTAYDAKLGVVAFEGNAPEPDINDMLEINGVAVSNALNPANNFFNSTRSYLGASFTSERDRPWLNGEPGSMSGMDLDVVGVPVQPGDTSASVSIKTSSDLFWLGGLVASISTERGTTCASSHGPNLSDTIKKVTNLDAPSGEMGWARPGDILEYTLTAMNTGSDHAILTVLEDALPPGMEYVPGSLQIRMGGPLTDAAGDDTGEYDAARRTLRVRLGFGADSSQGGTLPSATSVDVVFRVKVNPDAQGSLNNQATITAFGQSDSRKFYAESRPDRFSPAGPTSISIMASLPPVPTINSPLPGAYVNTQRPSYGGTAQKGDTVFVSQNGDQVCSVKADALSGFWFCVSTLTLAEGGPYVVSVYSKDSNSNPSPTASRNFYVDTVVPTPSLSSPVQDGLVSTRTPLFAGNLEAYASLTLTVDGRAYGPIDVGLDETWSFTVPDPLPDGSHTLTATAIDRAGNTGLTSLSWSQDTKPPDVPVVQEPAPGARLFTRTPTFSGSTEPGSIVRVFLDDTEAGSARADENGSWRLVSSTRFKTGSHRAWAVAHDAARNTSGRSPEVAFSTSLGSPYGPGCTASPSATVCWPWALLLLGLPLRRRLSR
- a CDS encoding serine/threonine protein kinase; amino-acid sequence: MGQRLGEYLVRRCIGSGGMGVVYEGEHVVLGRKVALKLLREEHAKSTHVRDLLTEARAASAIRHHGIIDIFGYGDQQGIGQYLVMELLEGQPLNEIIEARAPLPPAEVFKLLGEVLDALSAAHAEGVIHRDLKPSNIFVVRQSDGSQHVKVLDFGLAKRSSMPNGTTPQTHSNIIVGTPQYIAPEQALGEEVGPRTDLYSLGVIAFEMLTGERPFSGRSHMELVAHHLKNPAPAPSSIVALPRQVDEFILRLLAKQPQQRPASASMVADEMRTLARGLGGDGKTPPARRGTGSESSSIAAVVNAPTSTVNSPAAMLGVGAEVLQPARPRSSRWRWGAAAGGLMILAGGVGLVVGRGPYEDAALDPLPQVQVPVVAVSLSPSSTREPEPEVSSAPMPVRKPASKVTAPVSTSSKKKAPRREQPVLTAPMEVPTSREGTASGTLHLIIRSAWAEVWVDGQKLGSAPPQHRYTLAAGEHVLELRNPAFKPYRRVLVVPSHEVLSHEALLEPTAQVPLSPSP